In Mytilus trossulus isolate FHL-02 chromosome 6, PNRI_Mtr1.1.1.hap1, whole genome shotgun sequence, a single window of DNA contains:
- the LOC134721497 gene encoding protein unc-93 homolog A-like isoform X2 yields the protein MLSSKSHMSTFTLSKNLVIISTGFLLLFTSFNSLSNLQSTLNKEEALGTVGLSVIYCAGVLSCLFLPSFVIGNLGCKWTIALSMVCYVIYMGANFRALWGTIVPASIIIGIGASTLWSATSTYLTQIAIRYAELTKRTTDDVTNTFFGFFFMFFQTSQIWGNFISSTVFKTKSSNDTQINLHLCGANFDPKLPTNSSNLARPSDTKVYMLCSIYLGCAFLAFVVIATFLDNINLDVRNNNIKRKISLSVVMSTFRHWWNSRQQKMLTILTIYSGIEVAFITGDYTKSYVSCALGIQNIGKVMICFGAVNAVCSFVFGRLVRTTGHTPLFVLAFITHGTTQIALLFWKPHPDHYVWFYVFAAFWAIGDAVMQSQLNAFYGYLFHKDKVAAFSNRGLWESVGFIIAFAWSGFLVTYVKLGLCLGFLICGMTLYILVDVQDRQQRKQVTIDEDIIALLNTD from the exons ATGCTTTCCTCCAAATCTCATATGTCAACTTTCACTTTATCCAAAAACTTAGTGATAATAAGCACCGgatttttacttctttttacatcttttaattCATTATCTAATCTCCAAAGTACGTTAAATAAAGAAGAAGCATTAGGGACGGTTGGATTGTCAGTGATTTATTGCGCCGGTGTTctttcttgtttatttcttcCTTCATTTGTTATTGGAAATCTCGGGTGTAAGTGGACGATAGCTTTATCTATGGTGTGTTATGTAATTTACATGGGAGCTAATTTCCGTGCCTTATGGGGAACAATAGTACCGGCATCAATAATAATTGGCATTGGAGCTTCAACATTGTGGTCGGCTACGAGTACATACTTAACTCAGATAGCGATAAGGTATGCTGAATTGACAAAAAGAACAACTGATGATGTCACAAATACCTTTTTTGgctttttctttatgtttttcCAGACTA GTCAGATTTGGggaaattttatttcatcaactgtttttaaaacaaaatccagTAATGATACTCAAATTAATTTGCATCTATGTGGAGCTAATTTCGATCCGAAATTACCAACAAATAGCTCCAATTTGGCCAGACCTAGTGATACAAAG GTTTATATGCTTTGTAGTATTTATTTGGGTTGTGCATTCCTGGCGTTTGTTGTCATAGCAACATTTTTGGATAACATAAATCTAGACGTACGCAACAATAatataaagagaaaaatatcACTATCAGTAGTAATGTCTACATTTAGACATTGGTGGAATTCTAGACAACAGAAGATGCTAACCATACTTACTATCTATAGTGGCATTGAAGTAGCTTTTATAACTGGAGATTATACAAAA tCATACGTTAGCTGTGCATTGGGTATACAGAATATAGGCAAAGTGATGATTTGTTTTGGAGCCGTAAATGCTGTATGTTCGTTTGTATTTGGACGCCTAGTACGAACCACAGGACATACTCCATTGTTTGTTCTCG CTTTCATAACCCATGGAACCACTCAGATAGCACTACTTTTCTGGAAACCACATCCTGACCATTATGTATGGTTTTATGTATTCGCAGCCTTCTGGGCTATTGGAGATGCTGTAATGCAGTCACAATTAAATG CGTTTTATGGTTATCTATTTCACAAAGACAAAGTAGCTGCCTTTTCTAACAGGGGATTGTGGGAATCAGTAGGTTTTATTATAGCTTTTGCTTGGAGTGGGTTCTTAGTCACCTATGTTAAACTAGGACTGTGTTTAGGATTTTTGATCTGTGGGATGACACTTTATATACTGGTGGATGTTCAAGACAGACAACAGAGGAAACAAGTTACAATTGATGAGGACATAATAGCATTACTCAATACCGATTAA
- the LOC134721497 gene encoding protein unc-93 homolog A-like isoform X3, producing MEKEYTDISAQYKCEQCGQYFDDCDISKRHENVCKQYHNDINTQSINPDIKEDMLSSKSHMSTFTLSKNLVIISTGFLLLFTSFNSLSNLQSTLNKEEALGTVGLSVIYCAGVLSCLFLPSFVIGNLGCKWTIALSMVCYVIYMGANFRALWGTIVPASIIIGIGASTLWSATSTYLTQIAIRYAELTKRTTDDVTNTFFGFFFMFFQTSQIWGNFISSTVFKTKSSNDTQINLHLCGANFDPKLPTNSSNLARPSDTKSYVSCALGIQNIGKVMICFGAVNAVCSFVFGRLVRTTGHTPLFVLAFITHGTTQIALLFWKPHPDHYVWFYVFAAFWAIGDAVMQSQLNAFYGYLFHKDKVAAFSNRGLWESVGFIIAFAWSGFLVTYVKLGLCLGFLICGMTLYILVDVQDRQQRKQVTIDEDIIALLNTD from the exons ATGGAGAAAGAATATACTGATATAAGTGCACAGTACAAATGTGAACAATGCGGACAATACTTTGATGATTGTGACATTTCAAAAAGACACGAAAATGTTTGTA AGCAGTACCACAATGACATAAATACACAAAGTATCAATCCCGATATCAAAGAAGATATGCTTTCCTCCAAATCTCATATGTCAACTTTCACTTTATCCAAAAACTTAGTGATAATAAGCACCGgatttttacttctttttacatcttttaattCATTATCTAATCTCCAAAGTACGTTAAATAAAGAAGAAGCATTAGGGACGGTTGGATTGTCAGTGATTTATTGCGCCGGTGTTctttcttgtttatttcttcCTTCATTTGTTATTGGAAATCTCGGGTGTAAGTGGACGATAGCTTTATCTATGGTGTGTTATGTAATTTACATGGGAGCTAATTTCCGTGCCTTATGGGGAACAATAGTACCGGCATCAATAATAATTGGCATTGGAGCTTCAACATTGTGGTCGGCTACGAGTACATACTTAACTCAGATAGCGATAAGGTATGCTGAATTGACAAAAAGAACAACTGATGATGTCACAAATACCTTTTTTGgctttttctttatgtttttcCAGACTA GTCAGATTTGGggaaattttatttcatcaactgtttttaaaacaaaatccagTAATGATACTCAAATTAATTTGCATCTATGTGGAGCTAATTTCGATCCGAAATTACCAACAAATAGCTCCAATTTGGCCAGACCTAGTGATACAAAG tCATACGTTAGCTGTGCATTGGGTATACAGAATATAGGCAAAGTGATGATTTGTTTTGGAGCCGTAAATGCTGTATGTTCGTTTGTATTTGGACGCCTAGTACGAACCACAGGACATACTCCATTGTTTGTTCTCG CTTTCATAACCCATGGAACCACTCAGATAGCACTACTTTTCTGGAAACCACATCCTGACCATTATGTATGGTTTTATGTATTCGCAGCCTTCTGGGCTATTGGAGATGCTGTAATGCAGTCACAATTAAATG CGTTTTATGGTTATCTATTTCACAAAGACAAAGTAGCTGCCTTTTCTAACAGGGGATTGTGGGAATCAGTAGGTTTTATTATAGCTTTTGCTTGGAGTGGGTTCTTAGTCACCTATGTTAAACTAGGACTGTGTTTAGGATTTTTGATCTGTGGGATGACACTTTATATACTGGTGGATGTTCAAGACAGACAACAGAGGAAACAAGTTACAATTGATGAGGACATAATAGCATTACTCAATACCGATTAA
- the LOC134721497 gene encoding protein unc-93 homolog A-like isoform X1 → MEKEYTDISAQYKCEQCGQYFDDCDISKRHENVCKQYHNDINTQSINPDIKEDMLSSKSHMSTFTLSKNLVIISTGFLLLFTSFNSLSNLQSTLNKEEALGTVGLSVIYCAGVLSCLFLPSFVIGNLGCKWTIALSMVCYVIYMGANFRALWGTIVPASIIIGIGASTLWSATSTYLTQIAIRYAELTKRTTDDVTNTFFGFFFMFFQTSQIWGNFISSTVFKTKSSNDTQINLHLCGANFDPKLPTNSSNLARPSDTKVYMLCSIYLGCAFLAFVVIATFLDNINLDVRNNNIKRKISLSVVMSTFRHWWNSRQQKMLTILTIYSGIEVAFITGDYTKSYVSCALGIQNIGKVMICFGAVNAVCSFVFGRLVRTTGHTPLFVLAFITHGTTQIALLFWKPHPDHYVWFYVFAAFWAIGDAVMQSQLNAFYGYLFHKDKVAAFSNRGLWESVGFIIAFAWSGFLVTYVKLGLCLGFLICGMTLYILVDVQDRQQRKQVTIDEDIIALLNTD, encoded by the exons ATGGAGAAAGAATATACTGATATAAGTGCACAGTACAAATGTGAACAATGCGGACAATACTTTGATGATTGTGACATTTCAAAAAGACACGAAAATGTTTGTA AGCAGTACCACAATGACATAAATACACAAAGTATCAATCCCGATATCAAAGAAGATATGCTTTCCTCCAAATCTCATATGTCAACTTTCACTTTATCCAAAAACTTAGTGATAATAAGCACCGgatttttacttctttttacatcttttaattCATTATCTAATCTCCAAAGTACGTTAAATAAAGAAGAAGCATTAGGGACGGTTGGATTGTCAGTGATTTATTGCGCCGGTGTTctttcttgtttatttcttcCTTCATTTGTTATTGGAAATCTCGGGTGTAAGTGGACGATAGCTTTATCTATGGTGTGTTATGTAATTTACATGGGAGCTAATTTCCGTGCCTTATGGGGAACAATAGTACCGGCATCAATAATAATTGGCATTGGAGCTTCAACATTGTGGTCGGCTACGAGTACATACTTAACTCAGATAGCGATAAGGTATGCTGAATTGACAAAAAGAACAACTGATGATGTCACAAATACCTTTTTTGgctttttctttatgtttttcCAGACTA GTCAGATTTGGggaaattttatttcatcaactgtttttaaaacaaaatccagTAATGATACTCAAATTAATTTGCATCTATGTGGAGCTAATTTCGATCCGAAATTACCAACAAATAGCTCCAATTTGGCCAGACCTAGTGATACAAAG GTTTATATGCTTTGTAGTATTTATTTGGGTTGTGCATTCCTGGCGTTTGTTGTCATAGCAACATTTTTGGATAACATAAATCTAGACGTACGCAACAATAatataaagagaaaaatatcACTATCAGTAGTAATGTCTACATTTAGACATTGGTGGAATTCTAGACAACAGAAGATGCTAACCATACTTACTATCTATAGTGGCATTGAAGTAGCTTTTATAACTGGAGATTATACAAAA tCATACGTTAGCTGTGCATTGGGTATACAGAATATAGGCAAAGTGATGATTTGTTTTGGAGCCGTAAATGCTGTATGTTCGTTTGTATTTGGACGCCTAGTACGAACCACAGGACATACTCCATTGTTTGTTCTCG CTTTCATAACCCATGGAACCACTCAGATAGCACTACTTTTCTGGAAACCACATCCTGACCATTATGTATGGTTTTATGTATTCGCAGCCTTCTGGGCTATTGGAGATGCTGTAATGCAGTCACAATTAAATG CGTTTTATGGTTATCTATTTCACAAAGACAAAGTAGCTGCCTTTTCTAACAGGGGATTGTGGGAATCAGTAGGTTTTATTATAGCTTTTGCTTGGAGTGGGTTCTTAGTCACCTATGTTAAACTAGGACTGTGTTTAGGATTTTTGATCTGTGGGATGACACTTTATATACTGGTGGATGTTCAAGACAGACAACAGAGGAAACAAGTTACAATTGATGAGGACATAATAGCATTACTCAATACCGATTAA